A single region of the Glycine max cultivar Williams 82 chromosome 20, Glycine_max_v4.0, whole genome shotgun sequence genome encodes:
- the LOC102666160 gene encoding uncharacterized protein has protein sequence MALFGEEVEDEDRDKWIVWFDGASNALGHGVGVVLVTPDIQCIPFTTRLCFDCTNSMAEYEACALGIQAAIDFNVKLLKVYEDSALVIHQLKGERETRDHKLIPYQAYIKKLMEFFDNISFHHIPKEENQMANALATLASMFQLTPHGDLSYIQFRCRGKPAHCCLIEEEQDGKPWYFNIKRYIEDKEYPREASDNDKRMMQRLSAGFFLSEGILYKQNHDMVLLRCVDAREAKQMLVGVHGGSFGTHANGHAMARKILRVG, from the coding sequence atggccttgttcgggGAAGAGGTGGAGGATGAAGATAGGGAtaagtggatcgtgtggttcgATGGTGCATCCAATGCCCTAGGCCATGGAGTTGGGGTAGTTTTGGTCACTCCCGACATTCAATGCATACCCTTCACGACAAGGTTGTGCTTCGATTGCACAAATAGCATGGCTGAATACGAGGCATGTGCCCTTGGGATCCAAgcagcaattgacttcaacGTCAAATTGCTCAAAGTATACGAAGACTCAGCCTTGGTGATCCATCAATTGAAAGGAGAAAGGGAGACCAGGGATCACAAATTGATACCTTATCAAGCCTACATCAAGAAATTGATGGAGTTCTTCGATAATATCTCCTTCCACCATATTCCCAAAGAGGAGAATCAAATGGCCAATGCGCTTGCTACTCTAGCATCCATGTTTCAGTTAACCCCGCATGGAGACTTATCGTACATCCAGTTCAGATGTCGCGGCAAGCCTGCACATTGCTGCTTGATAGAAGAGGAGCAAGACGGTAAACCGTGGTACTTCAACATTAAGCGATACATCGAGGACAAGGAGTACCCACGAGAggcttccgacaatgacaaGAGGATGATGCAAAGATTATCAGCTGGcttctttttaagcgaaggtaTTTTGTACAAGCAAAATCATGATATGGTCTTGCTCCGATGTGTGGACGCCAGGGAGGCCAAACAGATGCTCGTGGGGGTGCATGGGGGGTCCTTTGGGACTCATGCCAATGGACATGCCATGGCCCGGAAGATTCTAAGGGTAGGATGA
- the BZIP27 gene encoding bZIP transcription factor 27 isoform X1, which produces MGIQTVGSLGNGQQSHLQPSSLSRQGSWYSLTLDEVNCQLGDMGKPLGSMNLDELLQNVWTAEASKSSVVVGVESENMSSSSSSLQRQASLTLARALSGKTVDDVWREIQQGQKKKYGEDVRSQEGEMTLGETTLEDFLVQAGLFAEASISPAVGLDAMDSLATQGFQQKTGLLSSSPSIGSLSDTRLGRKRDASDAYEKTLERRLRRKIKNRESAARSRARKQVYPSCLP; this is translated from the exons ATGGGGATTCAGACAGTGGGATCTCTAGGTAACGGGCAACAGTCTCATTTACAGCCTTCATCATTGTCTAGGCAAGGTTCATGGTATAGTCTCACTCTTGATGAGGTCAATTGTCAATTAGGAGACATGGGAAAGCCATTGGGGAGCATGAACCTTGATGAGCTTCTTCAAAATGTGTGGACTGCTGAAGCAAGCAAGTCTTCGGTGGTGGTAGGCGTGGAGAGTGAGAACATGTCGTCATCGTCTTCCTCGCTGCAACGGCAGGCCAGCTTGACGCTGGCTCGTGCATTGAGTGGGAAGACGGTGGATGATGTGTGGAGGGAAATTCAGCAAGGTCAGAAGAAAAAGTATGGAGAGGATGTGAGGAGTCAGGAGGGAGAAATGACTCTTGGTGAGACCACCTTGGAGGATTTCTTGGTGCAAGCAGGGCTTTTTGCTGAAGCTTCTATCAGTCCAGCTGTGGGGTTGGATGCAATGGATTCCCTTGCCACGCAAGGTTTCCAACAGAAAACAGGCCTGTTATCATCCTCCCCCTCAATCGGGAGTTTATCAGACACGAGACTGGGCCGGAAAAGGGATGCTTCTGATGCGTAcgagaaaactttggaaaggaGGTTGAGGAGGAAAATCAAGAATAGGGAATCTGCTGCTCGGTCCCGAGCCCGAAAACAGGTTTATCCTTCAT GCTTACCATAA
- the BZIP27 gene encoding bZIP transcription factor 27, whose product MGIQTVGSLGNGQQSHLQPSSLSRQGSWYSLTLDEVNCQLGDMGKPLGSMNLDELLQNVWTAEASKSSVVVGVESENMSSSSSSLQRQASLTLARALSGKTVDDVWREIQQGQKKKYGEDVRSQEGEMTLGETTLEDFLVQAGLFAEASISPAVGLDAMDSLATQGFQQKTGLLSSSPSIGSLSDTRLGRKRDASDAYEKTLERRLRRKIKNRESAARSRARKQAYHNELVGKVSRLEEENVKLKKEKEFEERLLPDPLPERKYQLRRHNSAFF is encoded by the exons ATGGGGATTCAGACAGTGGGATCTCTAGGTAACGGGCAACAGTCTCATTTACAGCCTTCATCATTGTCTAGGCAAGGTTCATGGTATAGTCTCACTCTTGATGAGGTCAATTGTCAATTAGGAGACATGGGAAAGCCATTGGGGAGCATGAACCTTGATGAGCTTCTTCAAAATGTGTGGACTGCTGAAGCAAGCAAGTCTTCGGTGGTGGTAGGCGTGGAGAGTGAGAACATGTCGTCATCGTCTTCCTCGCTGCAACGGCAGGCCAGCTTGACGCTGGCTCGTGCATTGAGTGGGAAGACGGTGGATGATGTGTGGAGGGAAATTCAGCAAGGTCAGAAGAAAAAGTATGGAGAGGATGTGAGGAGTCAGGAGGGAGAAATGACTCTTGGTGAGACCACCTTGGAGGATTTCTTGGTGCAAGCAGGGCTTTTTGCTGAAGCTTCTATCAGTCCAGCTGTGGGGTTGGATGCAATGGATTCCCTTGCCACGCAAGGTTTCCAACAGAAAACAGGCCTGTTATCATCCTCCCCCTCAATCGGGAGTTTATCAGACACGAGACTGGGCCGGAAAAGGGATGCTTCTGATGCGTAcgagaaaactttggaaaggaGGTTGAGGAGGAAAATCAAGAATAGGGAATCTGCTGCTCGGTCCCGAGCCCGAAAACAG GCTTACCATAATGAACTGGTTGGCAAGGTTTCCCgtctagaagaagaaaatgtaaaGCTCAAGAAAGAGAAG